TTTTTTTCAGCCCCCTTTTTCAGAGGCGTATCGAAAATACCACAATTGGAATTCGATGTCAAATGTTTTTTACCTTTTTCTGCTTTTTTTTTCAAAAAAGACTGTTTTTGAGGCAAGAGACACTACGTCTTATCATGAAAAAAATTTAATCCAATCCAATCAAAGCAGCAAAAAACACACCCAAAAACAGTTTTGAGGAACCAAACAGGTATAAAAAATGCAAATTTTAATTATGTGTAGTTGCAGCGTAATCAAGAATAGTTTATTTTATTACTTATTACAGTAGAAAAATTCATGCCCCCATAGCTCAGTAGGATAGAGCACAGGTTTCCTAAACCTGGTGCCAGTGGTTCGAATCCACTTGGGGGTATTAAACATACACTTATACCTGTTTCGTAATCAGATCTACGAAACAGGTTTTTTTATAAATTTTTGTTTTTGGTCCACAAGCCCATCTAAACAGTAAAATTATAGTAATCTATTGTTTAACTTTAACTTGAGTATTAGCAACAATACTTGTAATCTCATAGGTGTATTCCTACTTTCAATACATTTCAATTGTAGTATATAAACTTTTTAGAATAAAAAAAGCGAGGATTCAATGGCCAGGATTATTGATGAAGTCTCACGGACCTTTTCAGAGTATCTTCTTTTACCCCGTCTAACCCGCCAAAACAATGTGCCTCAGAATGTTTGCCTTCAGGCCGCTATTTCAAGATATAAGAAGGATGAAACACCATCACTTTCACTAAACATTCCGTTTGTGAGTTCAAGTATGCAGGCGGTTTCCGGTCCCGATATGGCAATAGCTCTTGCACGCCGAGGTGGTATAGGCTTTATATTTTGCTCACAAAGTGTAGAAAACCAGGCTGCAATGATAAGGAAGGTAAAATCCCACAAAGCAGGGTTTGTTCCTTCAGATTCAAATCTCAAAGCAGACAGTACACTAAGAGATGCGCTCACATTGCGGCAAAAAAATGGCCATTCTACCATGCCAGTCACTCAGGACGGCTCAAAGAATGGAAAGTTTCTCGGCATTCTTACGGACAAAGATTACTGGGAATTTGAAGACGATCTTGATGCACCGGTATCTGAGTTTATGACAAACAAAGAAAACGTGGTCTATGGGACACTGGGCATTACCCTCCATGAAGCCAACCGACTCTTGAGGAAACACAAAAAAGAGTGCCTTCCTATTCTTGATAAAGACGAAAACCTCCACTCATTGGTTTTCAGAAAAGATTATTTCGATCATATGAACAATCCAGACGAACTACTTGATCACCAAAAACGTTTGGTTGTAGGAGCAGGTGTAAACACCCATGATTACAAGGATCGCATTCCGGCCCTGGTGGAAGCTGGTGTAGATGTAGTATGCTTCGATTCATCCGACGGGTATAGTGAATTCCAGAAAGATGCAGCATTGTGGACCAGAAAAGAGTATGGTGATAAGATAGTAATCGGCGGTGGTAATATTATTGATGCGGAGGCTTTTAGATTTCTTGCAGAGGAAGCGCAACTGGATTTTGTAAAAGTAGGAATTGGTGGTGGTTCAATTTGCATTACCCGGGAGCAGAAAGGCATTGGTCGGGGGCAGGCATCGGCACTCTTTGATGTAACAGCGGAACGTGATCGCTATTTCAAAGAAAGCGGTACTTATGTACCCGTCTGTTCCGATGGAGGATTGGCAAATGACACTCAGATAATTATCGCCCTTGCAATGGGAGCTGATTTTGTAATGATGGGCAGGTATTTTGCTATGACAGATGAAAGCCCTACTCCACGGGTATCAATTGGTGGTAGAATTTACAAACCCTATTGGGGTGAAGGTTCAAACCGAGCCCGAAACTGGCAGCGGTACAGTGAGTCTGAAAGTGGACTGAAATTTGAAGAAGGTGTAGATGCATATGTTCCTGTGGTGGGGTCGGTAAAAGAAGTTCTTGGGGTAACGGTTTCTAAGATCAGATCAACCATGTGCAATATGGGCTCACTTACCTTAAAAGAGTTTTCAGAGAACTCAGTTCTTACAAGAATCTCTGAACAATCTTTTGTGGAAGGTGGTACTTCTAATGTTGTTTCACTGGATAAAGATATTCCTCATGAAGTGTAAGGGTTACTAAGGAGGTTTATTTTCCTCCTTAACTTGCAATTTTTTATTCAAACATTCGTATTCACGATTGCAAGCAAACTCTTAACGTAGGAGGTAAAATTATGGCCAAAATTCTTCGTAGACCTGTCGTCTCAGTATCGATTCTTTTATCAATTGCTCTGGGTGCATTTTTTCTGCACAACTCATTTCTCTTTGCAGAAAATAACAAACCAGAGCGGGGATCAATCCAATTTGGAGCCCAAAAACAGCCCAATATCGAAACCGCTCCCGCAATGGAGGGTTTTGCTAATGTAGTGGCAGATGTTGCAGAAGAAGTAGTTCCGACTGTTGTTTCAGTTATTCCAACCAAAATTGATACAGTAGTTTTCTCCAATAATCCTTTTTATCAGTTTTTTGGCGACCCCTTCTCTGGAAACCCTTTTGAGGAATTCTTCGGACGTCCCCGCCAAAGACGTTCTCCGCCTCCGGTAGAAAGAAGAGAGCACAGAAGACAAGGGCTTGGCTCCGGTGTTATAGTATCCGATGACGGGTACATTCTCACCAACTTCCATGTAATAGCGGGGGCTGATGAAATTGAAATTAAGACCTCAGACGGCAGAAGTTATGATGCCCAAATAGTTGGTTCCGACTCTTTAACTGATGTTGCAGTTTTAAAAATCGAAGATAGTGTAGAAGGGCTTCCGGTAGCTTATCTTGGAGACTCAGAACAGCTTCGCCCCGGTGATTGGGCTATAGCTATAGGTAATCCGTTTAGCCTAACCTCCTCGGTAACAATGGGTATCGTTTCTGCAACCGGAAGAACAACACCGGGTGGAAGCGGCAACACCTACCAAAACTTTATACAAACTGATGCAGCAATAAATCCAGGTAACTCCGGTGGAGCACTTGTGAATATCAGGGGTGAATTGATAGGTATAAACACTATGATCTACACTCGCTCCGGTGGAAACATGGGTATTGGGTTTGCCATACCAATCAATATGGCACGCAGAGTTATGGAAGATCTGATTTATGAAGGCCGGGTAACCAGAGGCTGGCTTGGTGTAATGATCCAGGAGCTTGATCAGTCCACACGTGAGGCGTTTGGAATAGCAGAAGGTACCAGAGGTGTATTGATTGGTGATGTTTTTGATGATCAGCCAGCCGATAAAGCTGGTATAAAACGAGGTGATATCATTGTAAGTGTAAACCAAAGAGCTGTTACCGAACCTAATCAACTCAGAAATGCTATTGCAAATATCCGCCCCGGCCAGGAAGTCCCAGTTGAGATACTCAGAGATAACAAGACTAAAACTCTGAACGTACGGATTACTGAGCGTGATGAGCAAACCACACGCGCACAAAGAAGCAGCTCAGAAGAGAACGAGCATTCTTCCGGAATTGAAAAGACTCTTGGTTTGAGTCTTGGCAATATCACCAGAGATATCCGCCGGGAACTTGATCTGCCCCGCAACACCAATGGTGTAATCGTGCAGGGTGTAGCTCCAAACGGCAGAGCAGCAAGAGAAGGCATACGTGAAAACGATATAATAATAGAAGTGAATCGAAACCCGGTACAGTCTGTGGATGACGTTGAAAAAATAGCAAACCAGCTGCAAAAAAGTGACCCCTTGTTACTTCTGATCCAGCGGGATGGGAATACATTTTTCAGGGCATTTCGATTACGATAATAAAAGCCATAATTTTCTCTCAAAACATACCCTGGGTCCTTGTGCAGGATTCAGGGTTATTTTATGTTCTGATACAATGCATTTCTCTTGACTCATCCTCAACTAAGAACGTATCTTCCATAATATAAACTATCTTTAACTCTTCAGGAGGAATTCATGTTTAAAAGGTTGGCGATGATATTACCATTCTTTTCACTGCTACTGGTGGTTGGTTGCGGTGTAAGCGATGAGGCTATTACAGAAGCTGAAGCGCATCTTGAGGATCTTAAGTCGAGAGGTGTGCCCGAAGACGAGCTGTCCAGACCTACAGTTTTTCTCTATCAGGCACGTGAATCAAGTCGTACCGGAAACAGTAGAGACGCTAAACAGGCCTATGATTCAGCCCTGTACCATATCGAAAAAGCACAAAATCTGTATGATGAGCAAATCGCAACACTCATGCCCACCATTAATTCCAATCTGGAAAAAGTTAATGAAGCACGCGAAGAACTCAGTGGTATGCAGGTTCGTAAAATCGACAGTACCATTGCTATCATCGATTCTTTTATAAACATTGAATGGCTACTGCAGGCTAATAATGTTGCTGTTGAATTAAAGGAAAGTTTGCCACAGCTAAAAGAGGACGAAGAAAGAGCTTCTGAATTAAGCTCACGTGTCCCTGGGGTTTGGCGCTCTCAGCAAAGAACAACAAGCAGACAACACCGGGAGGTTAATGCTCTTGAGGAGAAATTTTTCTCTTTCTTCAGAGATGGACGTGCTAAATTAGTGGAACAGAAAAAAGGCCAGAGCGGACCATACCTCAAAGAAGACTGGAAATTTGAATCTGAAGGTACCTACGAGCTGGCTGGTGATACTATATTCCTGTTCATTTCGCGTTTTGCATCCATAAAACAAGACTT
This Chitinispirillales bacterium ANBcel5 DNA region includes the following protein-coding sequences:
- a CDS encoding IMP dehydrogenase, yielding MARIIDEVSRTFSEYLLLPRLTRQNNVPQNVCLQAAISRYKKDETPSLSLNIPFVSSSMQAVSGPDMAIALARRGGIGFIFCSQSVENQAAMIRKVKSHKAGFVPSDSNLKADSTLRDALTLRQKNGHSTMPVTQDGSKNGKFLGILTDKDYWEFEDDLDAPVSEFMTNKENVVYGTLGITLHEANRLLRKHKKECLPILDKDENLHSLVFRKDYFDHMNNPDELLDHQKRLVVGAGVNTHDYKDRIPALVEAGVDVVCFDSSDGYSEFQKDAALWTRKEYGDKIVIGGGNIIDAEAFRFLAEEAQLDFVKVGIGGGSICITREQKGIGRGQASALFDVTAERDRYFKESGTYVPVCSDGGLANDTQIIIALAMGADFVMMGRYFAMTDESPTPRVSIGGRIYKPYWGEGSNRARNWQRYSESESGLKFEEGVDAYVPVVGSVKEVLGVTVSKIRSTMCNMGSLTLKEFSENSVLTRISEQSFVEGGTSNVVSLDKDIPHEV
- a CDS encoding DegQ family serine endoprotease is translated as MAKILRRPVVSVSILLSIALGAFFLHNSFLFAENNKPERGSIQFGAQKQPNIETAPAMEGFANVVADVAEEVVPTVVSVIPTKIDTVVFSNNPFYQFFGDPFSGNPFEEFFGRPRQRRSPPPVERREHRRQGLGSGVIVSDDGYILTNFHVIAGADEIEIKTSDGRSYDAQIVGSDSLTDVAVLKIEDSVEGLPVAYLGDSEQLRPGDWAIAIGNPFSLTSSVTMGIVSATGRTTPGGSGNTYQNFIQTDAAINPGNSGGALVNIRGELIGINTMIYTRSGGNMGIGFAIPINMARRVMEDLIYEGRVTRGWLGVMIQELDQSTREAFGIAEGTRGVLIGDVFDDQPADKAGIKRGDIIVSVNQRAVTEPNQLRNAIANIRPGQEVPVEILRDNKTKTLNVRITERDEQTTRAQRSSSEENEHSSGIEKTLGLSLGNITRDIRRELDLPRNTNGVIVQGVAPNGRAAREGIRENDIIIEVNRNPVQSVDDVEKIANQLQKSDPLLLLIQRDGNTFFRAFRLR